A genomic window from Deltaproteobacteria bacterium includes:
- a CDS encoding TerC family protein, with translation MEILLDPKTWASFLTLTALEIVLGIDNLLFISIVSGRLPAERQPAARRIGLALAVITRLLLLFTIAWMVGLTAPLFTFLGHPFSFRDLILAGGGLFLLAKGTAEIHAAVEGVEEEIRHAKTSGFAGVIAQIVLLDIVFSLDSVITAVGMVRHVPVMAAAIVVAVAIMLLAAEPVSRFVQAHVSVKILALSFLILVGTALVADGIGFHIPRGYLYFSIAFSVFVEALNLTAAKRRRARQGPAQIAPGG, from the coding sequence ATGGAAATCCTGCTCGACCCGAAGACCTGGGCCAGTTTCCTGACGCTCACGGCGCTGGAGATCGTCCTGGGGATCGACAACCTGCTGTTCATCTCCATCGTGTCCGGCCGGCTGCCGGCGGAACGGCAACCGGCCGCCCGGCGGATCGGCCTCGCGCTGGCCGTGATCACCCGCCTGCTGCTGCTTTTCACCATCGCCTGGATGGTCGGTCTGACGGCTCCCCTCTTCACGTTCCTCGGCCACCCCTTCTCCTTCCGGGACCTGATCCTGGCCGGAGGCGGGCTGTTCCTGCTCGCCAAGGGGACCGCGGAGATCCACGCCGCGGTGGAGGGGGTGGAGGAGGAGATCCGGCACGCGAAAACGTCCGGGTTCGCGGGGGTCATCGCCCAGATCGTCCTTCTCGACATCGTGTTCTCCCTGGACAGCGTGATCACCGCCGTCGGCATGGTCCGGCACGTGCCGGTCATGGCGGCGGCGATCGTCGTCGCGGTCGCCATCATGCTGCTGGCGGCCGAGCCGGTCAGCCGGTTCGTCCAGGCCCACGTATCCGTCAAGATCCTGGCGCTTTCCTTCCTGATCCTGGTCGGGACCGCGTTGGTGGCGGACGGGATCGGCTTCCACATCCCCAGGGGGTACCTGTACTTCTCCATCGCCTTCTCGGTGTTCGTGGAGGCGTTGAACCTCACGGCGGCGAAGAGGCGCCGCGCCCGGCAGGGGCCGGCGCAAATCGCCCCGGGCGGGTGA
- the feoB gene encoding ferrous iron transport protein B: MTMRNSVRPLPAPEPVPLRVAVAGNPNSGKSTLINSLAGTRLHVGNWPGVTVEKREASFERRGERIALVDLPGTYSMSPYTQEEVVARDYLVEERPDVIIDVVDATNLERNLYLTVQLLELEIPVVVALNMHDEAVRMGYRIDVTAMERALGVRIVPTVATKGAGLEALIDAATAAAGDPSRHRPRRLHYGGDIEGAAEVLMAEVLRGHPDLAGRYPGRWLAFKLLEGDRRVIHEADLQGIEPLAAKAAERLTSAHGEDVESLMADARYARAAGLTREVLAKPDVRKIELTEKIDRIALNRFLGIPLFLAAMWLVFKLTFDVSAPYADWLGAVTAGPFTRWTRVLVGLVGGPEWLVSLVTDGVIAGVGSVLVFVPVIFAMMFFITFLEGSGYMARAAFVMDRAMHSMGLHGKSFIPMLLGFGCNVPAIYATRTLENPRDKALTALLIPLMSCGARLPVYVLFVGAFFPSRSGTVLWSLYVLGIVLAVLMGILFKRTLFRGESPMFIMELPPYRMPSGNSLAIHTWEKGKHFLYKAGTYILAVSVLVWFLLNLPWGVEHKKDSYLGAVGQAIAPVFKPLGFGTWEAASSLLAGVIAKEIVVGTMGEIYVPGKKEAAAGPPPSLSEDLREIGTSFAEAGGIVFTNVFSTFGIASLSAKGESRPERGSLRAVMAKTYTPLSAYAFMAFVLLYMPCIVAAAAFQHEFGTWKWFGVAFAYQSVLAWTVALAIYQGGRLFGLGG; this comes from the coding sequence ATGACGATGCGGAATTCCGTCCGTCCGTTACCCGCCCCGGAACCCGTACCGCTTCGCGTCGCGGTGGCCGGGAATCCCAATTCGGGAAAGTCCACCCTGATCAATTCGCTCGCCGGCACCCGGTTGCATGTGGGCAACTGGCCCGGCGTCACCGTGGAGAAGAGGGAGGCGTCCTTCGAACGGCGCGGCGAACGGATCGCGCTGGTCGATCTGCCGGGCACCTATAGCATGAGCCCGTATACCCAGGAAGAGGTCGTCGCCAGGGACTACCTGGTCGAGGAGCGGCCCGACGTCATCATCGACGTGGTCGACGCCACCAACCTGGAGCGCAACCTGTACCTTACCGTCCAGCTCCTCGAGCTGGAGATCCCCGTCGTCGTCGCCTTGAACATGCACGACGAGGCGGTGAGGATGGGGTACCGGATCGACGTGACGGCCATGGAGCGGGCCCTGGGCGTCCGGATCGTTCCGACCGTCGCCACGAAGGGGGCGGGGCTCGAGGCGCTTATCGACGCGGCGACCGCGGCCGCGGGAGACCCCTCCCGCCACCGGCCGCGGCGCCTGCACTACGGCGGGGACATCGAAGGCGCCGCCGAAGTCCTCATGGCGGAGGTCCTTCGCGGGCATCCGGATCTCGCGGGAAGGTATCCCGGGAGATGGTTGGCCTTCAAGCTGCTGGAGGGGGACCGCCGCGTCATCCACGAGGCGGACCTTCAAGGGATCGAGCCGCTGGCCGCCAAGGCGGCGGAGCGCCTGACCTCCGCCCATGGCGAGGACGTCGAGTCGCTCATGGCGGACGCCCGGTACGCCCGGGCCGCCGGCCTGACCCGGGAGGTCCTGGCGAAGCCCGACGTCCGGAAGATCGAGTTGACCGAGAAGATCGACCGGATCGCCTTGAACCGGTTCCTGGGGATCCCCCTCTTTCTGGCCGCCATGTGGCTGGTCTTCAAGCTCACCTTCGACGTGTCGGCTCCTTACGCCGACTGGCTCGGCGCCGTGACCGCCGGGCCTTTCACCCGGTGGACCCGGGTCCTGGTCGGCCTCGTCGGCGGTCCCGAATGGCTGGTCTCCCTCGTGACGGACGGAGTCATCGCGGGCGTGGGGTCTGTCCTCGTGTTCGTGCCCGTCATCTTCGCCATGATGTTCTTCATCACCTTCCTCGAGGGGAGCGGCTACATGGCGAGAGCCGCATTCGTGATGGATCGGGCGATGCACAGCATGGGCCTTCATGGGAAATCCTTCATCCCCATGCTTCTCGGTTTCGGGTGCAACGTTCCCGCCATCTACGCGACGCGGACGCTGGAAAACCCCCGCGACAAGGCGCTGACCGCCCTTCTCATCCCGCTCATGTCGTGCGGCGCGCGGCTGCCGGTGTACGTCCTCTTCGTCGGCGCCTTCTTTCCCTCCCGCTCGGGGACGGTGCTCTGGTCCCTCTACGTCTTGGGGATCGTCCTGGCCGTCCTGATGGGCATCCTCTTCAAGAGGACCCTGTTCCGGGGGGAATCCCCCATGTTCATCATGGAACTGCCCCCGTACCGGATGCCTTCGGGCAATAGCCTTGCGATCCACACGTGGGAGAAGGGGAAGCACTTCCTGTACAAGGCGGGGACCTACATCCTCGCCGTCTCCGTCCTCGTCTGGTTTCTCCTGAACCTGCCCTGGGGCGTGGAGCACAAGAAGGACTCTTACCTGGGAGCGGTCGGGCAGGCCATCGCGCCCGTTTTCAAGCCCCTGGGGTTCGGAACCTGGGAGGCCGCGTCGTCGCTGCTCGCCGGCGTCATCGCCAAGGAGATCGTCGTCGGGACGATGGGGGAAATATACGTCCCCGGGAAGAAGGAAGCGGCGGCGGGGCCGCCCCCTTCGCTGTCCGAAGACCTCCGGGAGATCGGAACCTCCTTCGCGGAGGCGGGCGGTATAGTCTTCACGAACGTTTTTTCGACCTTCGGGATCGCCAGCCTTTCCGCCAAGGGGGAGAGCCGGCCGGAGCGGGGAAGCCTCCGCGCGGTCATGGCGAAAACGTACACGCCCTTGAGCGCCTATGCCTTCATGGCGTTCGTCCTCCTGTACATGCCGTGCATCGTGGCCGCCGCGGCGTTCCAGCACGAGTTCGGAACCTGGAAGTGGTTCGGGGTCGCCTTCGCCTACCAGAGCGTTCTGGCATGGACGGTTGCGCTCGCCATCTACCAGGGAGGAAGACTTTTCGGGTTGGGAGGATGA
- a CDS encoding ferrous iron transport protein A encodes MNLAMLKPGQSGRIARIGALGPLKRRLMDMGVLVGEEVKVEKVAPLGDPIEITVKNYNLSLRKREAEGILLEVPE; translated from the coding sequence ATGAACCTGGCGATGCTGAAACCGGGCCAAAGCGGCCGGATCGCGCGGATCGGCGCACTCGGGCCGTTGAAAAGAAGGCTGATGGACATGGGCGTGCTGGTCGGCGAGGAGGTCAAGGTGGAGAAAGTCGCTCCGCTGGGCGACCCCATCGAGATCACGGTGAAGAACTACAACCTGTCCCTGAGGAAGAGGGAGGCGGAAGGAATTCTGCTGGAGGTTCCGGAATGA